A single window of Neisseria sp. KEM232 DNA harbors:
- the trpD gene encoding anthranilate phosphoribosyltransferase, whose translation MITPQQAIERLISNNELFYDEMTDLMRQIMSGQVAPEQIAAIMTGLRIKVETVSEITAAAAVMREFAAKVPVSDAENLVDVVGTGGDGAKTFNISTTAMFVAAAAGAKVAKHGGRSVSSSSGAADVLESMGANLGLTPEQIAQGIEQTGIGFMFAQNHHTAMRHVAPVRRSLGFRSIFNILGPLTNPAGAANQLLGVFHTDLCGILSRVLQQLGSRHVLVVCGSDGLDEITLTGSTRVAELKDGRISEYDIRPEDFGIAARRNLDEIRVEDSGQSLAKMNEVLGGQHGAARDIVLLNAAATLYAGNTVPDIAQGIEAARTAIDSGKAEAKRQEFLAFGQQFA comes from the coding sequence ATGATTACCCCCCAACAGGCCATCGAACGCCTGATCAGCAACAACGAGCTTTTCTACGACGAAATGACCGACCTGATGCGCCAAATCATGAGCGGCCAAGTCGCCCCCGAGCAGATAGCCGCCATCATGACCGGCCTGCGCATCAAAGTGGAAACCGTGTCGGAAATCACCGCCGCCGCCGCCGTGATGCGCGAGTTTGCCGCCAAAGTGCCCGTATCGGATGCGGAAAACCTGGTCGACGTGGTCGGCACGGGCGGCGACGGCGCGAAAACCTTCAATATCTCCACCACCGCCATGTTCGTTGCCGCCGCAGCGGGCGCGAAAGTAGCCAAACACGGAGGCCGCTCCGTTTCTTCGTCCAGCGGCGCGGCCGACGTGCTCGAAAGCATGGGCGCCAACCTCGGCCTGACGCCCGAACAAATCGCGCAGGGCATAGAACAAACCGGCATCGGCTTTATGTTCGCGCAAAACCACCACACCGCCATGCGCCACGTCGCCCCCGTGCGCCGCTCGCTGGGTTTCCGCAGCATTTTCAACATCCTCGGCCCGCTTACCAACCCCGCAGGCGCGGCCAACCAGCTTTTGGGCGTGTTCCATACCGACCTGTGCGGCATCCTGTCGCGCGTTTTGCAACAGCTCGGTTCGCGCCACGTCCTCGTCGTCTGCGGCAGCGACGGCCTCGACGAAATCACCCTCACCGGTAGCACCCGCGTGGCCGAACTGAAAGACGGCCGCATCAGCGAATACGACATCCGTCCCGAAGATTTCGGCATCGCCGCACGCCGCAACCTCGATGAAATCCGCGTTGAAGACAGCGGGCAGTCGCTGGCGAAAATGAACGAAGTGCTCGGCGGACAACACGGCGCAGCGCGCGACATCGTCCTGCTCAACGCCGCCGCCACCCTCTACGCGGGCAACACCGTCCCCGACATCGCCCAAGGCATCGAAGCCGCCCGCACCGCCATCGATTCGGGCAAGGCCGAAGCAAAACGGCAGGAGTTTCTGGCTTTCGGTCAGCAGTTTGCCTGA
- the gatB gene encoding Asp-tRNA(Asn)/Glu-tRNA(Gln) amidotransferase subunit GatB translates to MTWETVIGLEIHVQLNTQSKIFSGASTAFGAEPNAHASVVECALPGTLPVMNREVVEKAIKLGLALNAKINQKNVFDRKNYFYPDLPKGYQISQLDLPIVEHGKLEIVVGDEVKTINVTRAHMEEDAGKSVHEGLNGATGIDLNRAGTPLLEVVSEPEMRSAAEAVAYAKALHGLVTWLDICDGNMAEGSFRVDANVSVRPKGQAEFGTRREIKNLNSFRFLEQAINYEVEAQIEILEDGGKVQQATMLFDPEKGETRVMRLKEDAHDYRYFPDPDLLPVIISDGQMDKARAAMPELPKEMAARFVNEFGVSEYDARLLTASRVQAAYFSEAAQAGGQGKLVANWMNGELAATLNREGLELEQSPITAARLAALVGKIADGTLSSKLAKKAFEAMWAEPEATIEQIIEKHGLVQITDTGAIEAMVDEVLANNAKAVEQFKAGNEKALNAIVGQVMKASKGKANPAQVQEVVKAKLG, encoded by the coding sequence ATGACCTGGGAAACCGTAATCGGCTTGGAAATCCACGTCCAGCTCAATACACAATCCAAAATTTTCAGCGGCGCGAGCACCGCCTTCGGCGCCGAGCCCAACGCACACGCCAGCGTGGTGGAATGCGCGCTGCCGGGCACGCTGCCGGTGATGAACCGCGAAGTGGTGGAAAAAGCGATTAAGCTCGGCTTGGCACTGAATGCCAAAATCAACCAGAAAAACGTGTTCGACCGCAAAAACTATTTCTATCCCGATCTGCCCAAAGGCTACCAAATCAGCCAGTTGGACTTGCCGATTGTCGAACACGGCAAGCTGGAAATCGTCGTGGGCGACGAAGTGAAAACCATCAACGTAACCCGCGCCCACATGGAAGAAGACGCGGGCAAATCGGTGCACGAAGGCTTGAACGGTGCCACCGGCATCGACCTGAACCGCGCCGGTACGCCGCTGTTGGAAGTGGTGTCCGAACCCGAAATGCGCTCCGCTGCTGAAGCCGTGGCCTACGCCAAAGCCTTGCACGGCCTGGTTACTTGGCTGGATATTTGCGACGGCAATATGGCCGAGGGCTCGTTCCGCGTCGATGCCAACGTGTCCGTGCGCCCCAAAGGGCAGGCGGAATTTGGTACGCGCCGCGAGATTAAGAATTTGAATTCATTCCGCTTTTTGGAGCAGGCGATTAACTACGAAGTAGAAGCGCAAATCGAGATTTTGGAAGACGGCGGCAAGGTGCAGCAGGCAACCATGCTGTTTGACCCCGAAAAAGGCGAAACCCGCGTGATGCGCCTGAAAGAAGACGCGCACGACTACCGCTATTTCCCCGACCCCGACCTGCTGCCCGTGATCATTTCAGACGGCCAAATGGACAAAGCCCGCGCCGCCATGCCCGAGCTGCCCAAAGAAATGGCGGCACGTTTTGTAAACGAGTTCGGCGTAAGCGAATACGACGCGCGCCTGCTTACCGCCAGCCGCGTTCAGGCTGCCTATTTCAGCGAAGCCGCCCAAGCAGGCGGGCAGGGCAAGCTGGTTGCCAACTGGATGAACGGCGAATTGGCGGCAACGCTGAACCGCGAAGGCTTGGAGCTGGAGCAAAGCCCGATTACGGCGGCGCGCCTTGCCGCGCTGGTGGGCAAAATCGCCGACGGCACATTGAGCAGCAAGCTGGCGAAAAAAGCTTTCGAAGCGATGTGGGCAGAACCCGAAGCCACAATCGAACAAATCATTGAGAAACATGGTTTGGTGCAAATCACCGACACCGGCGCGATTGAAGCGATGGTGGACGAAGTGCTCGCCAACAACGCCAAAGCCGTCGAGCAGTTTAAAGCGGGCAACGAAAAAGCGCTAAACGCGATTGTCGGGCAGGTGATGAAAGCCAGCAAAGGCAAGGCGAATCCCGCGCAGGTGCAGGAGGTGGTGAAAGCGAAATTGGGCTGA
- a CDS encoding type II toxin-antitoxin system VapC family toxin has translation MYLLDTNVLSEIRKISQGKVHPAVAAWAERVDFDRCYLSVITLLEIEQGILRVRHRGDEAQFARLENWLEGTVLPTFDTRILPVDRHTARVCARLHIPDRRPYNDALIAACAIRHDLTLVTRNSRDFQDLQVPLLNPFGEI, from the coding sequence ATGTATCTGCTGGATACCAATGTATTATCGGAAATCCGCAAAATCAGCCAAGGCAAAGTGCATCCCGCCGTAGCCGCTTGGGCAGAGCGCGTGGATTTTGACCGCTGCTACCTCAGCGTCATCACCCTGCTGGAAATCGAGCAGGGTATTTTGCGCGTACGTCATCGCGGCGACGAAGCGCAGTTTGCGCGTTTGGAAAACTGGCTGGAAGGCACGGTACTGCCCACTTTCGACACGCGCATCCTGCCCGTTGACCGCCACACCGCCCGCGTCTGCGCCCGCCTGCACATCCCCGACCGCCGCCCCTACAACGACGCCCTCATCGCCGCCTGCGCCATCCGCCACGACCTCACGCTGGTTACGCGCAACAGCCGCGATTTTCAGGATTTGCAAGTACCGCTGCTCAACCCGTTTGGCGAAATCTGA
- the alaS gene encoding alanine--tRNA ligase, with amino-acid sequence MKTTELRQKFLQFFQSKGHTAVRSSSLVPHDDPTLLFTNAGMNQFKDVFLGFDKRPYTRATTAQKCVRAGGKHNDLENVGYTARHHTFFEMMGNFSFGDYFKRDAIHFAWEFLTSPEWLNIPKEKLLATVYAEDDEAYNIWLNEIGMPAERIVRIGDNKGAKYASDNFWQMGDTGPCGPCSEIFYDHGEEIWGGIPGSPEEDGDRWIEIWNCVFMQFNRDEQGNMNPLPKPSVDTGMGLERMAAVMQHVHSNYEIDLFQDLLKAVARETGAPFSMGEPSLKVVADHIRSCSFLIADGVMPSNEGRGYVLRRIIRRAVRHGYKLGQKQAFFYKLVPDLVKAMGDAYPELKEKQAQIEEALKNEESRFAQTLETGMALLENALTKGSNKLDGEIIFKLYDTYGFPYDLTADICRERNIDLDEDGFNREMEAQRARARAAQNFKANAQLDYTGADTEFTGYEKRSQETKIIALYKGSEAVDELQAGEAGVVVLEQTPFYAESGGQVGDVGFIFAGENRFRVEDTQKIKAAVHGQFGAVVSGRLKVGDAVSAEIDNDIRNSIMRNHSVTHLMHKALRDVLGTHVEQKGSLQNAELTRFDISHPQGISAEEIAEVERRVNAAIIANVPVKVEAMPIEDAQKSGAVMLFGEKYGDFVRVITMGDYSTELCGGTHVARTGDIGFFKIISEGGIAAGIRRVEAITGLAALAWAQNQESLVKNIIAEVKAQTEKDVLTKIQANAANTKALEKELAKAKAELAVHAGAKLLDNAKDLGAAKLVAAQIEADAAALREIVTDLTGKSDNAVILLAAVNDGKVSLCAGVSKPLTNKVKAGDLVKFAAEQVGGKGGGRPDLAQAGGTDASQVGTMLDSAEGWVREKL; translated from the coding sequence ATGAAAACCACCGAACTGCGCCAAAAATTCCTGCAATTTTTCCAATCCAAAGGCCATACCGCCGTCCGCTCATCATCATTAGTTCCCCACGACGACCCCACGCTCTTGTTTACCAACGCGGGCATGAACCAGTTTAAAGACGTATTTTTGGGCTTTGACAAACGCCCCTACACCCGCGCTACCACCGCGCAAAAATGCGTACGCGCAGGCGGCAAACACAACGACTTGGAAAACGTCGGCTACACCGCCCGCCACCACACCTTCTTCGAAATGATGGGCAACTTCTCCTTTGGCGATTACTTCAAACGCGACGCCATCCACTTCGCTTGGGAGTTCCTCACTTCCCCCGAATGGCTGAACATCCCCAAAGAAAAACTCTTGGCGACCGTGTATGCCGAAGATGACGAAGCCTACAACATCTGGCTGAACGAAATCGGTATGCCTGCCGAGCGCATCGTCCGCATCGGCGACAACAAAGGTGCGAAATACGCGTCCGACAACTTCTGGCAAATGGGCGATACCGGCCCTTGCGGTCCGTGTTCAGAAATTTTCTACGACCACGGCGAAGAAATCTGGGGCGGCATTCCCGGCAGCCCTGAAGAAGACGGCGACCGCTGGATTGAAATTTGGAACTGCGTGTTCATGCAGTTCAACCGCGACGAGCAAGGCAATATGAACCCGCTGCCCAAGCCGTCCGTTGATACCGGCATGGGCTTGGAGCGCATGGCGGCCGTGATGCAGCACGTTCACAGCAACTACGAAATCGACCTGTTCCAAGACCTGCTCAAAGCCGTTGCCCGCGAAACCGGCGCACCGTTCAGCATGGGCGAGCCGAGCCTGAAAGTCGTTGCCGACCACATCCGCTCCTGCTCCTTCCTGATTGCCGACGGCGTGATGCCTTCCAACGAAGGCCGCGGCTATGTACTGCGCCGCATCATCCGCCGCGCCGTGCGCCACGGTTACAAGCTCGGTCAGAAACAAGCGTTTTTCTACAAACTCGTGCCCGATTTGGTGAAAGCGATGGGCGACGCGTATCCCGAGTTGAAAGAAAAACAAGCGCAAATCGAAGAAGCCCTGAAAAACGAAGAAAGCCGCTTCGCCCAAACTTTGGAAACCGGCATGGCTTTGCTGGAAAACGCCTTGACCAAAGGCAGCAACAAATTGGACGGCGAAATCATCTTCAAACTCTACGACACCTACGGCTTCCCATACGATTTGACCGCCGACATCTGCCGCGAACGCAATATCGATTTGGACGAAGACGGCTTCAACCGCGAAATGGAAGCCCAACGCGCCCGCGCCCGTGCCGCGCAAAACTTCAAAGCCAACGCGCAACTGGATTACACAGGCGCGGACACCGAGTTCACCGGCTACGAAAAACGCAGCCAAGAGACTAAAATCATCGCCTTATACAAAGGCAGCGAAGCCGTGGACGAACTCCAAGCAGGCGAAGCAGGCGTGGTCGTTTTGGAACAAACCCCGTTCTATGCCGAAAGCGGCGGCCAAGTCGGCGACGTAGGCTTCATCTTCGCAGGCGAAAACCGCTTCCGCGTCGAAGACACGCAGAAAATCAAAGCCGCCGTACACGGACAATTCGGCGCAGTCGTATCAGGTCGTCTGAAAGTGGGTGATGCCGTATCCGCCGAAATCGACAACGACATCCGCAACAGCATCATGCGCAACCACAGCGTTACCCACCTGATGCACAAAGCTCTGCGCGACGTACTCGGCACACACGTCGAACAAAAAGGCAGCCTGCAAAACGCCGAGCTGACCCGCTTCGACATCTCCCACCCGCAAGGCATCAGCGCGGAAGAAATTGCCGAAGTCGAACGCCGCGTCAATGCCGCGATTATCGCCAACGTGCCCGTCAAAGTCGAAGCCATGCCCATTGAAGACGCGCAAAAATCAGGCGCAGTCATGCTCTTCGGCGAAAAATACGGCGACTTCGTCCGCGTCATCACCATGGGCGACTACTCCACCGAACTGTGCGGTGGCACCCACGTCGCCCGCACCGGCGACATCGGCTTCTTCAAAATCATCAGCGAAGGCGGCATCGCCGCAGGCATCCGCCGCGTAGAAGCCATCACCGGCCTTGCCGCGCTGGCATGGGCGCAAAACCAAGAAAGTTTGGTGAAAAACATCATCGCCGAAGTCAAAGCCCAAACCGAAAAAGACGTACTCACCAAAATCCAAGCCAACGCCGCAAACACCAAAGCCTTGGAAAAAGAGTTGGCAAAAGCCAAAGCCGAACTCGCCGTCCACGCAGGCGCCAAACTCTTGGACAACGCAAAAGACTTGGGCGCAGCCAAACTCGTCGCTGCCCAAATCGAAGCTGACGCAGCCGCCCTGCGCGAAATCGTTACCGATTTAACCGGCAAATCCGACAACGCCGTGATTCTTTTGGCGGCAGTAAACGACGGCAAAGTCTCCCTGTGCGCCGGCGTATCCAAACCGCTGACAAACAAAGTGAAAGCCGGCGATTTGGTCAAATTCGCAGCCGAACAAGTCGGCGGCAAAGGCGGCGGCAGACCGGATTTGGCACAGGCCGGGGGGACGGATGCTTCCCAAGTCGGCACGATGCTGGATTCGGCAGAAGGCTGGGTTAGAGAGAAGCTGTAA
- a CDS encoding LysR family transcriptional regulator: MPANLDLNLLKTLHALIEEQSVTRAAARLSLTQPTVSGMLARLRHHFDDPLLVRTPQSMVPTERARALAAPLARILGEIDALVQPAEFNPAALDTVFKIGITDNSFTGVGLPFLQKIRTLAPNVKTAFFSLQHAQMEERLAQGALDAAVVARVAAPERLRYKVLYREHFVCAMRRDHPVLKQTWNTDTFCAQDFVLGSFYGGGFSGAVDEALAQTGHARRVAVSVQGFAQIPAILRQSDLFAVVPSRLVRHETDLAVRDLPFAVGSYDKLLVWHERSHADPAQQWLRDRLGETEEAV, encoded by the coding sequence ATGCCCGCCAATCTCGATTTAAACCTGCTCAAAACCCTGCACGCCCTGATTGAAGAGCAGAGCGTTACCCGCGCGGCGGCGCGTTTGTCGCTCACGCAGCCGACGGTAAGCGGCATGCTCGCGCGTTTGCGCCATCATTTTGACGACCCGCTTTTGGTGCGCACGCCTCAGAGCATGGTGCCTACCGAGCGCGCCCGCGCTTTGGCCGCACCGCTGGCGCGGATTTTGGGCGAAATCGACGCGCTGGTTCAGCCCGCCGAATTCAATCCCGCCGCGCTCGATACCGTGTTCAAAATCGGCATCACCGACAACAGCTTCACCGGCGTCGGCCTGCCCTTTCTGCAAAAAATCCGTACCCTCGCGCCCAATGTCAAAACCGCCTTTTTCAGCCTGCAACACGCGCAGATGGAAGAGCGGCTGGCGCAGGGCGCGCTCGATGCCGCCGTCGTCGCCCGCGTTGCCGCGCCCGAGAGGCTGCGCTACAAAGTGCTCTACCGAGAACACTTCGTCTGCGCCATGCGCCGCGACCACCCCGTTTTAAAGCAAACTTGGAACACCGACACCTTCTGCGCCCAAGATTTCGTGCTCGGCTCGTTTTACGGCGGCGGCTTCTCCGGCGCAGTCGATGAAGCCTTGGCGCAAACCGGCCACGCTCGCCGCGTCGCCGTATCCGTGCAGGGCTTCGCGCAGATTCCCGCCATTTTGCGCCAAAGCGATTTGTTCGCCGTCGTCCCCTCGCGCCTAGTGCGGCACGAAACCGATCTTGCCGTGCGCGATCTGCCTTTTGCCGTCGGCAGCTACGACAAACTTCTCGTCTGGCACGAACGCAGCCATGCCGACCCCGCACAGCAGTGGCTGCGCGATCGCTTGGGGGAAACGGAAGAGGCCGTCTGA
- a CDS encoding YbhB/YbcL family Raf kinase inhibitor-like protein, which yields MRVTSAAIVNGEFEDKYGKRGGQFSPNGMPTYSIPFEISGAPEGTQSFAVVLEDKDAVTASGFVWIHWLIADLTRTSLAENDSIAATDFVQGANSWASVLGKLSIEEASSYGGMAPPNCRHRYELIVYALDTKLGLPQGFRFNDLHFAMQGHVLASASVMGTYDV from the coding sequence ATGAGAGTAACGAGTGCGGCCATTGTTAATGGGGAGTTTGAAGATAAATACGGCAAGCGGGGCGGGCAGTTTAGTCCGAACGGGATGCCGACTTATTCGATTCCCTTTGAAATCAGCGGTGCGCCGGAGGGTACGCAGTCGTTTGCCGTGGTGTTGGAAGACAAAGACGCGGTTACCGCCAGCGGTTTTGTGTGGATTCATTGGCTGATTGCCGATTTGACGCGCACTTCGCTGGCGGAAAACGACAGCATCGCCGCCACGGATTTTGTGCAGGGCGCGAACAGTTGGGCAAGCGTGCTGGGCAAGCTCAGCATCGAAGAGGCGTCAAGCTACGGCGGCATGGCGCCGCCGAACTGCCGCCACCGCTACGAGCTGATTGTCTATGCGCTTGATACCAAGCTGGGTCTGCCGCAGGGCTTCCGTTTCAACGACTTGCACTTTGCGATGCAGGGCCATGTGTTGGCGAGTGCTTCGGTGATGGGCACTTATGATGTGTGA
- a CDS encoding AIPR family protein, with the protein MSLNFEFPNILSLFDEYKDPKRSNSSAFLIWYLINYYRLDEQEAIDSVCDQKGDKGIDGIYINHSEGVIDIFQTKLTEKNGRTLGDTALKEFVGTLQQIKTKENVDALLNDKQTNQQLKGLIDRTNLSQYMHQYRVRGIFISNMEMDNNGLSYLNNHSDNIIVLGPKELKEEYIDSTRYVENNRESVFTIGSSEYLKYSVDENTFAIISPIKASELVKINGISNQEVFSYNVRGHLGNTSVNKGITSSLKDVSLHLKFPLFHNGITVVCEKIDINQAANKLIIKNAFIVNGCQSLSTLYKNSREITENLNILVKFVQVSVDSDLAKTITNFSNNQNGVKARDFKSNNPIQIRLKHEIEKNFPEYFFEIKRGETDNTKKYYIVNEDAGIWMMSFDLKEPWGTHRKYQIFDDKYNEIFSGPNVDGYRIVMLYWFNEIIKEKIIELDNKLMAKYALTKNLLLYILRELLETDPKGNDLIKNPIKYVHELDRLKKVISVMVTDILIDLNAEVKDLGEDFDYKSKLRDAVWIKKICSDIVSSYKKQVSRNRISSFEDAWNSN; encoded by the coding sequence ATGAGCTTAAATTTTGAATTTCCAAATATTTTAAGTCTATTTGATGAGTATAAAGACCCTAAGAGAAGTAACAGTTCAGCATTTTTAATCTGGTACCTTATTAACTATTATAGGCTAGATGAACAAGAAGCTATTGATAGTGTTTGCGATCAAAAAGGAGATAAAGGAATAGATGGGATTTATATTAATCATTCTGAAGGAGTGATAGATATTTTTCAGACTAAATTAACAGAAAAAAATGGACGTACATTAGGTGATACTGCATTAAAAGAATTTGTTGGGACATTACAACAAATTAAGACGAAAGAAAACGTTGATGCTTTATTAAATGATAAACAAACTAATCAGCAGTTGAAAGGATTAATAGACAGAACTAATCTTAGTCAATATATGCATCAATATAGGGTTAGAGGCATCTTTATTTCCAATATGGAAATGGATAATAATGGATTAAGTTATCTTAATAATCATAGTGATAATATTATTGTGCTTGGGCCAAAGGAGTTGAAAGAGGAGTATATTGACAGTACACGATACGTAGAAAATAACAGAGAATCTGTATTTACAATAGGATCATCTGAGTATTTAAAATATAGTGTTGATGAGAATACATTTGCTATAATTTCTCCAATCAAGGCAAGCGAATTAGTCAAAATCAACGGAATAAGTAATCAAGAGGTATTTTCTTATAATGTTCGTGGGCATTTAGGAAATACAAGTGTAAATAAAGGCATTACTAGTAGTTTAAAGGATGTTTCACTTCATTTAAAATTTCCATTGTTTCATAATGGGATAACGGTAGTTTGTGAGAAGATCGATATTAACCAGGCAGCGAATAAGCTTATAATTAAAAATGCTTTTATTGTAAATGGTTGTCAGAGTTTATCTACATTATATAAAAATAGTAGAGAAATAACTGAAAATTTAAATATTTTAGTTAAATTTGTTCAAGTTTCTGTTGATTCGGATTTAGCAAAAACTATTACTAATTTCTCTAATAACCAGAATGGTGTAAAAGCACGGGATTTTAAATCCAATAATCCTATTCAGATTAGATTAAAACATGAAATTGAAAAGAATTTCCCTGAGTATTTTTTTGAAATAAAAAGGGGTGAGACAGATAATACGAAAAAATATTATATTGTTAATGAAGATGCAGGTATTTGGATGATGTCGTTTGACTTGAAAGAGCCTTGGGGAACGCATAGAAAATATCAGATCTTTGATGATAAGTATAATGAAATATTTTCGGGCCCAAATGTTGATGGCTATAGAATAGTTATGCTTTATTGGTTCAATGAAATAATTAAAGAAAAAATTATAGAGCTTGACAATAAGTTAATGGCAAAATATGCTTTAACCAAAAATTTATTATTATATATATTGAGAGAATTATTAGAAACTGACCCTAAAGGGAATGACTTAATCAAAAATCCAATAAAGTATGTTCATGAATTAGATAGATTAAAAAAAGTAATATCAGTTATGGTTACTGACATTCTAATAGATTTAAATGCTGAAGTAAAAGATTTGGGAGAAGATTTTGACTACAAATCAAAACTAAGAGATGCTGTTTGGATCAAAAAAATATGTAGCGATATTGTTAGTTCTTACAAAAAACAAGTAAGCAGAAATCGTATAAGTTCTTTTGAGGATGCGTGGAATTCAAATTGA
- a CDS encoding DUF817 domain-containing protein has translation MPPMHNRFDDWLTRRRPRPDLRGGRRFAVEFYFFGLKEARACLFAGLFFLAMFAVPRGGLFGVARYDVLLVFALAVQTAMLALKLEMWDEVKAVTLFHIVGFVLELFKTSSAVGSWSYPDPALSKIGGVPLFAGFMYAAVGSYIIQAWRLFDLKIESHPPYWLATLCSLLIYVNFFSHHYIGDYRWYLAAFALGLYARTSVRFTPYDTPRKMPLLLAFVLIGFFIWLAENISTFAGIWRYPNQIGAWSAVHIGKWSSWALLVMMTFTIVANLKHIKRTIAVSKD, from the coding sequence ATGCCTCCGATGCACAACCGTTTCGACGATTGGCTGACCCGCCGCCGGCCGCGCCCCGATTTGCGCGGCGGGCGGCGGTTTGCCGTCGAATTTTATTTTTTCGGTTTGAAAGAAGCGCGCGCCTGCCTGTTTGCCGGGCTGTTTTTCCTCGCCATGTTCGCCGTGCCGCGCGGCGGGCTGTTCGGCGTCGCCCGCTATGACGTGCTGCTGGTGTTCGCGCTGGCGGTTCAGACGGCCATGTTGGCGCTGAAACTGGAAATGTGGGACGAAGTGAAGGCTGTTACCCTGTTTCATATCGTCGGCTTTGTGCTCGAACTCTTCAAAACCTCGTCGGCCGTCGGCTCGTGGAGCTATCCCGATCCCGCGTTGAGCAAAATCGGCGGTGTGCCGCTGTTTGCCGGATTTATGTATGCGGCGGTTGGCAGCTACATCATTCAGGCGTGGCGGCTTTTCGATTTGAAAATCGAAAGCCATCCGCCCTATTGGCTGGCGACGCTGTGCTCGCTGCTGATTTACGTCAATTTTTTCAGCCACCACTACATCGGCGACTACCGCTGGTATCTCGCCGCCTTCGCCCTCGGCCTCTACGCCCGCACCTCGGTGCGCTTCACGCCCTACGATACCCCGCGCAAAATGCCGCTGCTGCTGGCCTTCGTGCTCATCGGCTTTTTTATTTGGCTGGCGGAAAACATCAGCACCTTCGCCGGCATCTGGCGTTATCCCAACCAAATCGGCGCGTGGTCGGCCGTGCACATCGGCAAATGGAGCTCGTGGGCGCTCTTGGTGATGATGACTTTCACCATCGTCGCCAATCTGAAACACATCAAGCGCACCATTGCCGTATCGAAGGATTAG
- a CDS encoding type II toxin-antitoxin system Phd/YefM family antitoxin, with product MQTISSREFNQNVAKAKNMSDTAPVCITDRGEPAYVLMNYAAYQSLQAGKPSLAESLSDPESDWIEVEFPRCPIVQREVDF from the coding sequence ATGCAAACCATCAGCAGCCGCGAATTTAACCAAAACGTTGCCAAAGCCAAAAACATGAGCGACACCGCGCCCGTGTGCATTACCGACCGTGGCGAACCGGCTTATGTGTTGATGAATTATGCGGCGTATCAGTCGCTGCAAGCGGGCAAGCCGAGTTTGGCGGAATCATTGAGCGACCCCGAATCCGACTGGATTGAAGTGGAGTTCCCCCGCTGCCCCATCGTTCAGCGCGAGGTGGATTTCTGA
- a CDS encoding 23S rRNA (adenine(2030)-N(6))-methyltransferase RlmJ gives MLSYRHAFHAGNHADVLKHFVLWLVLDYFNRKDKPYWYVDTHSGAGLYDLGGSEAQKVGEYRDGIARLMAADALPEPLAQFRGRLKDILPQASLYCGSPWLAQAQTRADDKLRLFELHPADFALLENNMREAGLKRRGILKREDGFKGLIALLPPPTRRAVVLIDPSYEEKQDYARVVQTLKEAQKRFAQGCYLLWYPCLSREESRRLPEQLKKLSPDNYLLAELHAATPRADGFGMHGSGMFLINPPYLLAAQLRDNLPALARLLAQDEGARFVLDYRN, from the coding sequence ATGCTCAGCTACCGCCATGCCTTCCATGCGGGCAACCATGCCGACGTGCTCAAACATTTCGTTCTCTGGCTGGTGCTCGATTATTTCAACCGCAAAGACAAGCCCTATTGGTATGTCGACACGCACAGCGGCGCGGGTTTGTACGACTTGGGCGGTAGCGAGGCGCAGAAGGTCGGCGAATACCGCGACGGCATTGCCCGTCTGATGGCGGCGGACGCTCTGCCCGAGCCGCTGGCGCAGTTTCGAGGCCGTCTGAAAGACATCCTGCCGCAGGCAAGCCTCTATTGCGGCTCGCCCTGGCTGGCGCAGGCGCAAACGCGCGCAGACGACAAGCTGCGCCTCTTCGAGCTGCACCCGGCGGATTTTGCCCTGCTGGAAAACAATATGCGTGAGGCGGGGCTGAAACGGCGCGGCATCCTCAAACGGGAAGACGGTTTCAAAGGGCTGATTGCCCTGCTGCCGCCGCCGACCCGCCGCGCCGTGGTGTTAATCGACCCGTCCTACGAAGAAAAACAGGACTACGCGCGCGTGGTTCAGACGCTGAAAGAGGCGCAAAAACGCTTTGCGCAGGGCTGCTATCTGCTGTGGTATCCCTGCCTCAGCCGCGAAGAAAGCCGCCGCCTGCCCGAACAGCTGAAAAAACTGTCGCCCGACAATTACCTGCTGGCCGAGCTGCACGCCGCCACGCCGCGTGCCGACGGCTTCGGAATGCACGGCAGCGGCATGTTCCTGATCAACCCGCCCTATCTTCTGGCCGCACAGCTTCGCGACAACCTGCCGGCTCTGGCGCGCCTGCTGGCGCAGGATGAAGGGGCGCGCTTTGTGTTGGATTACCGAAATTAG